The DNA sequence GATCTACAAATGTAATTCCTGTTTTTACTCTAAATGGATAGATCGTAGATATTGGAATCATCATAACTATTGTTATTAAACCAATAATACCACCGATCAGAAAAAAGGCAGCTGAAAAATCCAATAGACCGCGTTTCCAGATTGCTTCTTTTTTTACCAATTTTTTTCCTCCAAGTATTTTACTTATATCAATGTCTAAACATAAATTCCAAAGAATCGGAATTGTTTTACAATTAAAGAATGTATTGACTATATAAGATATTCCTAGCTTTAACTCAGTAAGTTTATGATTTAATTAATAGTTTATCATGAGGTTCAATTCATATTTAGGTAAACCTAAAAATTTTTATAGCGTGCGCGCTAATTAGGTTTACCTAAATAATCCGCTGATGAAAATATGAACATAGAAACATTGCCATTGGCGCACCTTTCTCATAATAAATTGGCAAAAATAAAAAAGATTGAAGGTGGCCATGGTCTTCATAATAAATTAAGGGTCTTGGGTATTAGAGAGGGAAAACTAATTCGTATAGTTTCTAAACAACCATTATTTGGTCCAATTACTGTTGCAGTAAGTGGAAATCAAATAACAATAGGCAGAGGTATGGCCCATAAAGTCATAGTTGAAGTAAAGTGACTAAGCAGATAGTTTTGATGGGAAATCCAAATGTTGGAAAGAGTGTAATATTCTCAAGGCTTACTAGTGCCAATGTTATAGCTTCCAACTATCCTGGTACCACTGTAGATTTTTCAACAGGGAAAATTAGAATTGAAGAAGATTTTTTCAAAGTAACCGATGCACCGGGCATTTACTCGCTAGAGCCAACAAATAAAGCTGAAGAAATAGCACTGAAAATATTGGAGAAAGCAGACATTGTAATTAACGTTGTTGATTCTACTATCTTAGAGCGGAATCTATACCTGACTTTAGAATTGCTGGAGAAGGGCTTACCTGTTGTGATCGCCCTAAATCTTTGGGATGAGGCAAAACATCTCGGCATCAATATAGATGAAAAAGAATTAGAGCAAATATTGGGAGTGCCTGTAGTTCCAACTGTTGCGATAACCGGTGAAGGAATTAAATCTTTGGTCTCCAGATTAAATGAAGCTAAAACTACAAAGAAGTATAAATCAAAAAATGAAAAAGAAAGATGGGCTATAATAGGATCGATTGTAAGTAAAATCCAAACAGTTGAGCATAGGCACCATAGTTTTCGGGATACGGTTGCAGATGCTACAATCAAGCCTATAACCGGCGTTCCTCTTACTTTATTAATAATTTTTGTCTCATTCTGGATAGTGAGACTAATCGGAGAAGGTCTAATTAGTTATGTTTTCGATCCTATTTTTGAAAATATTTATCGACCCTTTGCCATAGCATTAAGTTATCTGCTGGGTCCTGGAATTCTACATGATTTAATTATTGGCCGCCTAATAGATGGTGAAATTGATTTTACGCAGTCTTTAGGGATGCTTACAACTGGTATTTATGTCCCAATAGGTCAAGTACTTCCTTACATTGTTGCATTTTATTTTATACTTTCATTACTTGAAGATACAGGCTATCTGCCAAGATTAGCTACATTAGCTGACAATGTATTTCACAAGCTAGGTATGCATGGGCATGGAATTATATCAGTATTTCTTAGTTTTGGATGTAATGTTTCAGGTGCATTATCAACTAGAACACTAGAAACAAGAAAACAACGCTTCATTTCGGCAACGTTGTTGGCCATAGCAATTCCATGCATGGCTCAAATAGCGATGATATTTGCGATGTTCTCAAAACTTGAATTGGATCTTGTCTATCCTCCAATAGCATATATATTCCTAGTCTTTTTCATCCTACTCATTGTGTATATCTCCGTAGGTTTGATATTAAATAAATTTGTTAAAGGCGAAAGCCCTGAAATATTCCTCGAGATCCCTCACTATAGAATGCCGCATTTACAAACAACACTAAAGAAAACCTGGATGCGCATACTGTGGTTCCTTAAAGATGCCATACCCTGGTTATTCTTTGGAGTTTTTATTGTGAATATATTATATGCAGTAGGAATTATTGAGTGGTTTTCCTATGTTCTTCAGCCAATTACAGAAGGTATTTTTGGACTTCCGGGAGAAACCTCCATAGTATTTTTGACTGGTTTCCTAAGGAAGGATCTGGCGGTCGGCTTGCTGCTAAGCCTTCCAATTATATTTCATCCTATGGAGCTAGTAATAATTGCCGTGATTCTAACCATCTTTTTCCCTTGTGCTGCAACTTTTGCTGTTTTGATTAAGGAATTAGGTATTAAGGATATGATAAAATCGGTTATCTTAATGGTCGCTACATCATTTATTGTGGGAATAATTCTACGAGTTATTTTATTGGGGATTTGATATATTCTTTTTATAAAAATAGAGAAATGCTATTTCTCAAGCATTTCTATCCAAGTTTGTATCTCCATGCTTTTATTTTTAGTTTCCAATATGCGCCATCGGAATCTTTGAATCCTCCTACAATATTCATAAACGTTCCTCCAGCAGTATGCCGTGTATCTTTTCCAGTAAGGATGAAATTGATTCTGTTTCCTTCTCCGTCTATAGCAGTTCCCTCTACAAGTGATCTCTCGATACCTTTAATGTATATGCCTCTCCACCATCCTCCAACTACTGTATATATAGTTCCATTAATTCTGATTGTCCCATCAATAATCTTGAAGAGGACAACTTTTGGAGTTATTTCGGTGACGACGCATCTCAACTCAAGAACTGCAGGAACAATAATAAGTTCTCCATTGTTTCTGGTTTGAGCTTCACCTGCTATTGTTGAGACTAGATATGTATCACCAACTTTGGCATCTGATGAAAATGCACATACAGGTGCTGACATAAGCAAAGTCAATAATAGAACACCTGAAGCCAATAAGATATTCCTATTCATCAAAATTCACCTCCCTCTAAATCTTGTTGCAGATTTGTATAGCATTTTAATAATATTGGCATTGCGAAGCTTTGTTAAGGCACAATGTTCAGTAACAAAGTTACATAATGAATATATAACAAAAAAACTAGCGTAGTTTTAGGAAAAAAAGATGGATAAATCAAAAGAAGGTAAAGAGAACGATAGAACAAATATCTTGGAATTGATTGATAGCCTCATTTTGCATATAAATTCCGAGCGCCTTTGGTTCAATTTAATAGTTTTCTCTTCTGTTTTTATTGCTCCAGTATCCCTTTTCTTTACGATATTTTTAGTTCTACGAGGCAAATTTCTGAGCATAATATTCAGAGCGAGTCCTTTAATTGGTTTCATGGTAATCGGTTATTTCTTATTGAATTTTATCATGGCATTACTTTGGCTTATAGTAGGCATCAAGGAGTATAGATTTCTTTCAAAATGGAATGAACGATTTAAGAAGTATTTCTCGTTAAAGGAACAGATAGATAAAGAATTACAGAAAGAGCTCATAGAGTGAGTGGGTTTACTTTAAACTCCTTCTATTTTTCAATCTTGGGAATATAGCCTCATAGGGTTCAAGAATTTTTTTACAAAACTCTACCCCTTTAGGTGTTGGTTTATAGATCGTAATTCTTTTTTTGCCTCGAAAAACTTCCTTCCTGGATATTATTCCCTTGGATTCCATTTCATCCAAGATGGACTTGTGTTTTTGAAGGTTCAATCCACAATAGCTCAGTAAAGCCGTTTGATTTAATTCTCTATGGTGTATTAGCTTTAGAATTATGTCCTTTCTAATGTATACCCTGTCTCTGTACTCACTCATCGTCGGCAAATTAACCAATTATTTAATCAAATTAAGAATTGCATAAAATATTTTTCAATATAACGTATGGGCTGACTTATTTTTTGAGTTTAGAATAGGAGATCACTGCACCTAGAAGAGGAATTCCCATTAAAAATTGGATCATAACTCTGTAATCGTAGGTATTGACCAACACTCCTGCAATTGGTGGACCAATTGCTCCTCCTAGATCTTGAGATGTTCTTAATAAACCCATGCTACCGCCCCTTCTATTTTTAGGTGCAAAATCAGCGACATAAGCGTAAGCAGATGCTAGTATCATTGACCAACTGAGGGCTACAAGGAATTGAATTGGAATTGCCTCATACGGATTTGAGATTATGGAGTAAAGAAACATAGCTACTGATGAACCTATCATGCCTGCGGATATCGTAATCTTCCTGCCAAGACGATCTGATATCCAACCAGCAGAAGGCATTAAAAAGAATTGTAAAATAAAATTCAAAGATAATATCATCCCCATCAAGGATTTTGAGGCCCCTAAATCTAAGAGATAAAGAGAGAGAAAATTGGTCAAGCCTCTATAGCCAAAATTACGAAGGAAAATTGCGATAAATAATGCTAACATTCCCGTCATAACGAGTTGGGAATTGGTTATTTCTTTGAAAGAGGGTATTTTGAGCGATATGTCTTTTTTTCGTCTTTTTGATTTAGAAGAATAATATCTCTCTTTTTTTGTTCCCATATTTTTTAAAATCAGAAAGACTACTACAGTAGCGAGTGAGAGTACAATCCCGCAAAATAAGAAAACTGCACTAAGACCCAATATATCTCCTATTAATCCACCAACTATTCCACCTACACCAAAACCAGCAGATATTGATCCAGTGTAAAAGCCCATTTTTAATCCTGTTTTTATTTTCGAGGCTTCTTCGCTTACTAAAGCTAGCATAGATGGAAGATATGCAGATGTTGATATTCCTAATAATGCCATGAGAATAATCAATTGTAAAGTAGAATTTGAGATAGATAGCAGAAAATAAACGAATGTCGCTATTAGAAAGCCAA is a window from the Candidatus Bathyarchaeota archaeon genome containing:
- a CDS encoding MFS transporter, which translates into the protein MEKEIKHFVIYCFCTFCASFGFMISYIFVPVLARSIGANMIEIGIIGATYFIVATPMMYILGRLSDYKDFRRRIIFFGFLIATFVYFLLSISNSTLQLIILMALLGISTSAYLPSMLALVSEEASKIKTGLKMGFYTGSISAGFGVGGIVGGLIGDILGLSAVFLFCGIVLSLATVVVFLILKNMGTKKERYYSSKSKRRKKDISLKIPSFKEITNSQLVMTGMLALFIAIFLRNFGYRGLTNFLSLYLLDLGASKSLMGMILSLNFILQFFLMPSAGWISDRLGRKITISAGMIGSSVAMFLYSIISNPYEAIPIQFLVALSWSMILASAYAYVADFAPKNRRGGSMGLLRTSQDLGGAIGPPIAGVLVNTYDYRVMIQFLMGIPLLGAVISYSKLKK
- a CDS encoding FeoA domain-containing protein translates to MNIETLPLAHLSHNKLAKIKKIEGGHGLHNKLRVLGIREGKLIRIVSKQPLFGPITVAVSGNQITIGRGMAHKVIVEVK
- a CDS encoding ferrous iron transporter B, producing MTKQIVLMGNPNVGKSVIFSRLTSANVIASNYPGTTVDFSTGKIRIEEDFFKVTDAPGIYSLEPTNKAEEIALKILEKADIVINVVDSTILERNLYLTLELLEKGLPVVIALNLWDEAKHLGINIDEKELEQILGVPVVPTVAITGEGIKSLVSRLNEAKTTKKYKSKNEKERWAIIGSIVSKIQTVEHRHHSFRDTVADATIKPITGVPLTLLIIFVSFWIVRLIGEGLISYVFDPIFENIYRPFAIALSYLLGPGILHDLIIGRLIDGEIDFTQSLGMLTTGIYVPIGQVLPYIVAFYFILSLLEDTGYLPRLATLADNVFHKLGMHGHGIISVFLSFGCNVSGALSTRTLETRKQRFISATLLAIAIPCMAQIAMIFAMFSKLELDLVYPPIAYIFLVFFILLIVYISVGLILNKFVKGESPEIFLEIPHYRMPHLQTTLKKTWMRILWFLKDAIPWLFFGVFIVNILYAVGIIEWFSYVLQPITEGIFGLPGETSIVFLTGFLRKDLAVGLLLSLPIIFHPMELVIIAVILTIFFPCAATFAVLIKELGIKDMIKSVILMVATSFIVGIILRVILLGI